In one Miscanthus floridulus cultivar M001 unplaced genomic scaffold, ASM1932011v1 fs_356_3_4, whole genome shotgun sequence genomic region, the following are encoded:
- the LOC136531465 gene encoding uncharacterized protein, with protein sequence MAKNEAPTIGVKLFVDKEKRKVLFAESDKEFIDVLFSFLTMPLGTIVRLLDKQSQMGCLDEVYKSVEDLSTEYFQTKACKAMLLKPLNAASSHCCRLRINIDDTVPRVVYVCKDTSCSAHSDNGISSIPDTVCKCGKVMESFGQCRKYDGDTETAPAACSEEGVFVKGCLKFIVTDDLQVAPASTSLMMSLFEKFGVRDPAVLEQQVVQFSSEKITCLLKRSLTSKQPLTEHYFDVPVPHDDASLGTLAQDLNPKQEDGDEERLGNLKIRVLQMKNNSALLYAEVDGDFVDCLFGLLSIPLGSVMKSFGQCSAKGCLDNLYKSIDGSAKEFVRQDCQSVLLAPKLPPCFGCCASKVLQVDELAPRELTINACFSCFKIGRFSDCDRCHRYDYSRRYHVCTNKVKSSKLCEANPKIQIGGSEKGDAYVNGKHTKFVVTDDLRVLPLSLASTVKIVSEAKIQTSNLVEKEITVTNSQVMELQRAVLLSRNTLSSVLLPPKKIKKLNHLRY encoded by the exons ATGGCTAAGAATGAAGCGCCGACCATTGGCGTGAAGCTGTTCGTGGATAAGGAGAAGAGAAAGGTGCTCTTCGCAGAGTCCGACAAGGAGTTCATCGACGTGCTCTTCAGTTTCCTCACCATGCCTCTCGGCACCATCGTTCGCCTGCTGGACAAGCAGTCTCAGATGGGGTGTCTCGACGAGGTGTACAAGAGCGTGGAGGATCTCAGTACGGAATACTTCCAGACCAAGGCTTGCAAGGCGATGCTTCTGAAACCGCTCAACGCGGCTTCCAGCCACTGCTGTCGGCTCAGGATCAACATCGATGACACCGTTCCAAGGGTGGTCTACGTCTGCAAAGACACATCCTGCAGCGCTCACAGCGACAACGGGATCAGTTCGATCCCTGACACGGTCTGCAAATGCGGAAAGGTCATGGAGTCCTTTGGGCAGTGCAGAAAATACGACGGTGACACTGAAACCGCTCCTGCTGCTTGTTCGGAGGAAGGAGTTTTCGTCAAAGGTTGCTTGAAGTTTATCGTCACCGATGATCTCCAGGTTGCGCCAGCGTCAACCTCTCTTATGATGTCTCTCTTCGAGAAATTTGGTGTGCGGGATCCAGCTGTTCTTGAGCAGCAGGTTGTACAGTTCAGTTCAGAAAAG ATAACATGCTTGCTGAAGAGATCGTTGACATCCAAGCAACCTCTAACAGAGCACTATTTCGATGTTCCTGTCCCACACGATGATGCAAGCCTAGGCACGCTCGCTCAGGACTTGAATCCTAAACAAGAAGATGGGGACGAGGAAAGGCTAGGAAATCTGAAGATCAGGGTTCTTCAGATGAAAAACAACTCTGCTCTGCTGTATGCTGAAGTTGATGGTGATTTTGTGGATTGTCTCTTTGGCTTACTAAGCATTCCGCTGGGATCCGTAATGAAGTCATTTGGTCAGTGCTCAGCAAAAGGCTGCCTCGATAATCTTTACAAGAGCATAGATGGGAGTGCTAAAGAATTCGTCAGACAAGATTGCCAGAGCGTCCTACTGGCTCCGAAGTTGCCACCCTGCTTTGGGTGTTGCGCTTCTAAGGTCCTTCAGGTTGACGAATTAGCTCCAAGAGAACTGACGATCAATGCCTGTTTTTCGTGCTTCAAGATTGGAAGGTTTTCAGATTGTGACCGTTGTCATAGGTACGATTATTCTCGTAGGTATCATGTTTGCACAAATAAGGTGAAGTCCAGTAAACTTTGTGAGGCGAATCCAAAGATACAAATAGGTGGAAGCGAAAAAGGAGATGCATACGTGAACGGGAAGCATACGAAATTCGTGGTCACTGATGACCTGCGTGTTCTTCCACTCTCCTTAGCATCCACTGTTAAGATTGTTAGTGAGGCCAAAATTCAGACGTCGAATCTTGTGGAGAAAGAAATCACAGTGACCAATTCCCAG GTTATGGAGCTCCAAAGGGCTGTGCTGCTGAGTCGCAACACACTCAGCTCTGTGCTTCTGCCTCCTAAGAAGATTAAGAAGCTGAACCATCTCAGATATTAG